In the genome of Gloeotrichia echinulata CP02, one region contains:
- a CDS encoding acetyl-CoA carboxylase carboxyltransferase subunit alpha — MTTTERKPLLLDFEKPLAELAARIDQIRALAEENGVDVSSEIRKLEARAMQLREEIFSNLSPSQRLQVARHPRRPSTLDYIQAISDEWMELHGDRCGGDDPALVGGVGRLGGQPVVILGHQKGRDTKDNVARNFGMASPGGYRKALRLMEHANKFNMPIITFIDTPGAWAGIEAEHQGQGEAIAYNLREMFCFDVPILCTVIGEGGSGGALGIGVGDRLMMFEHAVYTVATPEACAAILWKDASKSPQAAVALKIISHDLKNLGIIDQILPEPIGGAHSNPLQAATTLKQALLENLDILNRLTAAQRRQLRYEKFRKIGVFTEAAH; from the coding sequence ATGACAACTACCGAGCGTAAACCGCTACTCTTGGATTTTGAAAAGCCGCTAGCAGAACTCGCGGCGCGTATTGATCAGATTCGGGCGCTGGCAGAGGAAAATGGTGTGGATGTTTCTAGTGAAATTCGTAAACTAGAAGCACGCGCTATGCAGCTGCGCGAGGAAATTTTTAGTAATCTATCGCCTTCTCAGCGCTTACAGGTTGCTCGTCATCCCCGACGCCCTAGTACGCTCGATTACATTCAGGCTATTAGTGATGAATGGATGGAGTTGCATGGCGATCGCTGTGGTGGTGATGATCCGGCTTTGGTTGGCGGTGTCGGTCGTTTGGGCGGACAACCAGTGGTGATCCTGGGACATCAAAAAGGTCGGGATACTAAGGATAATGTCGCCCGCAACTTTGGTATGGCTTCACCCGGTGGCTACCGCAAAGCACTGCGATTGATGGAACATGCCAACAAGTTTAACATGCCAATTATCACTTTTATCGATACCCCCGGAGCTTGGGCGGGTATCGAAGCCGAACATCAAGGTCAAGGGGAAGCGATCGCCTATAATTTGCGAGAAATGTTTTGCTTCGATGTGCCAATTCTTTGCACGGTAATTGGTGAAGGTGGTTCTGGTGGCGCTTTGGGTATTGGTGTCGGCGATCGCCTAATGATGTTTGAACACGCCGTTTATACCGTTGCTACCCCCGAAGCCTGCGCCGCTATTTTGTGGAAAGATGCTAGCAAATCTCCCCAAGCGGCTGTGGCTCTGAAAATTATTTCTCATGACCTCAAAAATTTGGGCATTATTGACCAGATATTACCTGAACCCATCGGCGGCGCTCATTCTAACCCACTCCAAGCAGCTACAACCCTCAAACAGGCGCTATTGGAAAATTTGGATATACTCAACCGCTTAACTGCTGCACAAAGACGCCAACTGCGCTATGAAAAATTCCGCAAAATTGGTGTTTTCACCGAAGCCGCCCACTAA